From the Thermovirga lienii DSM 17291 genome, one window contains:
- a CDS encoding betaine reductase (PFAM: 3-Oxoacyl-[acyl-carrier-protein (ACP)] synthase III~KEGG: tai:Taci_1135 betaine reductase~SPTR: Betaine reductase), giving the protein MAKASIKGYSYCLNHVPNLAFHYGNTPFTERVLRGETEFLGNLKGKMQSFEEACAYAPNQAYIGGISLTDLEQQPSPMYENRLKSFDRFGKYGEIMPEDEFIGLMDICDVFDIIWLEQSFAAEIRGKLEKHPLLNESHLKRLESGHAEEEISKEVSEQEALPLYLGERLVGCCRRGHETDECLSSYVLLENIACKAGGVLSLLHLMKNAGLKPEEIDYVIECSEEAAGDANQRGGGNFAKAVAEIAGCSNASGCDVRSFCAGPVNAIIAGACQVACGARKNVVVLAGGAVPKLYMNSRDHVKKGMPALEDCLGGFAVLLGPSDGENPVIRLDALGKHSVGAGASPQAITSALVWEPLQKLGLDFNDVDKYAAELQIPEITLPAGAGDVPLANFKMIAALAVMKGRLEKSAMNEFVKAKGIPGFAHTQGHIPSGVPFIGHACDAIKANEMKRAMIIGKGSLFLARLTNLSDGASFVIEQDQKEEEKAALTREEIRETILDVLQELADDLKKEQ; this is encoded by the coding sequence ATGGCTAAAGCATCGATAAAAGGCTATTCTTACTGCTTAAATCACGTTCCAAATCTGGCTTTTCATTACGGCAATACTCCTTTCACGGAGAGAGTTTTGAGAGGAGAGACGGAGTTCTTAGGAAACCTTAAGGGTAAAATGCAAAGTTTCGAAGAGGCTTGCGCATATGCTCCCAACCAGGCCTACATAGGTGGCATTTCTTTAACGGATCTGGAGCAGCAGCCTAGCCCTATGTACGAAAATAGATTGAAGAGTTTCGACCGTTTTGGCAAATATGGGGAAATAATGCCCGAGGACGAATTCATTGGGCTGATGGATATATGTGATGTCTTCGACATAATATGGCTAGAGCAAAGTTTCGCTGCAGAAATAAGGGGAAAGTTGGAGAAACACCCCCTTTTGAATGAATCTCACTTAAAGAGACTTGAAAGTGGACATGCCGAAGAAGAGATATCAAAAGAAGTAAGCGAGCAGGAGGCTCTTCCTTTATATTTGGGTGAAAGGCTTGTGGGATGCTGCAGGAGGGGGCACGAGACGGATGAGTGTCTTTCATCGTATGTCCTCCTGGAGAACATAGCTTGTAAGGCCGGAGGAGTGCTTTCCTTGCTCCATTTGATGAAGAATGCAGGTTTGAAACCGGAAGAAATTGATTATGTCATAGAGTGCTCAGAGGAGGCAGCTGGAGATGCCAACCAGAGAGGTGGAGGCAACTTCGCCAAGGCTGTGGCGGAGATAGCTGGATGCAGCAACGCCTCTGGCTGCGATGTCAGAAGCTTCTGCGCTGGTCCCGTGAACGCGATCATTGCAGGCGCATGCCAGGTTGCATGCGGAGCCAGGAAAAACGTGGTTGTCTTGGCAGGGGGTGCAGTGCCCAAGCTTTACATGAACAGCCGAGATCACGTGAAGAAAGGTATGCCAGCTTTAGAGGATTGTCTTGGCGGATTTGCCGTTCTTTTGGGGCCATCAGATGGAGAAAATCCTGTAATAAGGCTCGATGCACTGGGGAAACACTCTGTTGGAGCCGGTGCCTCTCCGCAAGCCATAACCAGCGCCTTGGTCTGGGAGCCCCTTCAGAAATTGGGACTGGATTTTAACGACGTAGACAAATACGCAGCGGAGTTGCAGATACCTGAGATCACGTTGCCTGCTGGAGCAGGAGATGTGCCTCTGGCTAATTTCAAAATGATTGCAGCACTCGCTGTCATGAAAGGGCGTTTGGAGAAGAGCGCCATGAACGAATTCGTCAAAGCGAAGGGCATTCCAGGGTTTGCCCATACTCAAGGGCATATTCCTTCGGGTGTTCCCTTCATAGGACATGCTTGTGATGCCATAAAGGCCAATGAAATGAAAAGGGCTATGATCATTGGTAAAGGTAGTTTGTTCTTGGCAAGGTTGACTAACCTCTCCGATGGAGCTTCCTTCGTTATAGAACAGGATCAGAAGGAGGAAGAGAAGGCGGCGCTCACGAGAGAAGAGATAAGGGAAACCATTCTGGATGTGCTGCAGGAACTGGCAGACGACCTTAAGAAGGAGCAATGA
- a CDS encoding glycine reductase complex selenoprotein A (PFAM: Glycine reductase complex selenoprotein A~InterPro IPR006812~KEGG: aco:Amico_1395 glycine reductase complex selenoprotein A~PFAM: glycine reductase complex selenoprotein A~SPTR: Glycine reductase, A) — MDLQNQQRVKDAAEKFGPENVVVVLGSSDPEGAEIYAETVTNGDPTFAGPLAGVSLGLAVYHVFEQEIKEEADPSIWEEQIGMMEMVLDTEALAEAVKKIREQYSKYSL; from the coding sequence ATGGACCTGCAGAACCAGCAGAGGGTTAAGGATGCAGCAGAAAAATTTGGCCCAGAGAACGTAGTTGTGGTATTGGGTTCTTCCGATCCAGAAGGGGCCGAGATATATGCTGAGACCGTCACAAACGGTGATCCGACCTTTGCAGGTCCATTGGCAGGAGTCTCGTTGGGACTCGCCGTATATCATGTTTTCGAGCAGGAAATCAAGGAAGAGGCTGACCCCTCCATCTGGGAAGAACAGATTGGCATGATGGAGATGGTCCTTGACACTGAAGCACTTGCTGAAGCGGTTAAAAAGATAAGAGAGCAGTACAGCAAATATTCCCTTTAG
- a CDS encoding glycine reductase complex selenoprotein A (PFAM: Glycine reductase complex selenoprotein A~InterPro IPR006812~KEGG: aco:Amico_1396 glycine reductase~PFAM: glycine reductase complex selenoprotein A~SPTR: Glycine reductase) — MGKLAGKKLILLGERDGVAGPAMEESLKNSGADIVFSVTECFV; from the coding sequence ATGGGTAAGCTAGCGGGGAAAAAGCTGATCCTCCTAGGAGAGCGCGACGGCGTCGCCGGGCCGGCTATGGAGGAGAGCTTGAAAAACAGCGGTGCTGATATAGTTTTCTCCGTAACAGAATGTTTCGTCTGA
- a CDS encoding Glycine/sarcosine/betaine reductase complex protein B alpha and beta subunits (PFAM: Glycine/sarcosine/betaine reductase component B subunits~InterPro IPR015417: IPR016585~KEGG: tai:Taci_1138 glycine/sarcosine/betaine reductase complex protein B alpha and beta subunits~PFAM: Glycine/sarcosine/betaine reductase complex protein B alpha and beta subunits~SPTR: Glycine reductase, subunit ABC), with protein sequence MRLELHKVKVKDLQWGEKTSFDGGVLYINKEEIEKMLLEDERFVKVSVDLARPGESVRIMPVKDVVEPRCKLEGENEVFPGFIGDVDTVGYGKTLVLSGAAVVTCGKIVGFQEGIIDMSGPGAEYTPFSKTNNVVLVFEPKEGLEKHDYEAACRVAGLKVAYYLACAAKGAKADDVEVYELPCFAEAMKSHEGLPKVAYLYMLQSQGLLHDTYVYGVDAKKILPTLIHPNEVMDGAIISGNCVSACDKNNTYSHLNNPVIKEMYARHGKDFNFVGCIITNENTTLADKKRSSSYAVKLARLLGVDGLIITEEGFGNPDTDLIMNCRKAEKAGIKTVLLTDEYAGRDGASQSLADACPEADAVVTAGNANEVVVLPKMDKVIGFPEYADVIAGGFDGSLREDGSIETEIQAITGATSELGFNRIAAYTG encoded by the coding sequence TTGAGGTTAGAACTGCATAAGGTGAAAGTAAAGGATTTACAGTGGGGGGAGAAGACTTCTTTTGATGGGGGCGTACTATACATTAACAAAGAAGAAATAGAAAAAATGCTTTTAGAGGATGAACGTTTCGTTAAAGTATCTGTCGACCTCGCTAGACCTGGAGAAAGCGTAAGGATCATGCCTGTAAAGGATGTCGTTGAACCCCGATGCAAACTCGAAGGGGAGAACGAAGTTTTCCCTGGATTCATAGGCGATGTGGATACAGTGGGTTATGGTAAAACTTTGGTGCTTTCCGGCGCTGCAGTCGTGACATGTGGCAAAATAGTCGGGTTCCAGGAAGGAATCATCGACATGTCAGGCCCTGGCGCGGAGTACACTCCTTTCTCCAAGACAAATAACGTTGTTTTGGTTTTTGAACCCAAAGAAGGGCTTGAGAAGCATGACTATGAAGCTGCTTGCCGCGTGGCCGGTTTGAAGGTGGCTTATTATTTGGCCTGTGCCGCAAAAGGGGCAAAGGCCGATGATGTGGAGGTTTATGAGCTACCTTGCTTTGCCGAGGCCATGAAGTCCCATGAGGGCCTTCCTAAGGTGGCATATCTTTACATGCTGCAATCCCAGGGGTTGCTCCATGACACCTATGTTTATGGAGTAGATGCTAAAAAGATATTGCCCACGCTAATACACCCCAACGAAGTAATGGATGGAGCAATTATTTCTGGCAACTGCGTCTCCGCCTGCGACAAGAACAACACTTATTCTCATCTCAACAACCCTGTTATAAAGGAAATGTACGCAAGGCATGGCAAGGATTTCAATTTTGTTGGGTGCATAATCACCAACGAGAACACTACACTTGCAGATAAGAAGAGAAGCTCCTCCTATGCGGTAAAACTTGCCAGGCTTTTAGGGGTTGATGGGCTCATAATCACCGAAGAAGGATTTGGGAACCCAGATACAGACCTGATAATGAACTGTCGCAAGGCAGAAAAGGCGGGCATCAAAACGGTTCTTTTGACTGATGAATATGCAGGTAGGGATGGTGCAAGCCAATCCCTTGCTGATGCCTGCCCTGAGGCTGATGCAGTGGTTACCGCTGGTAACGCAAACGAAGTGGTTGTGCTACCGAAGATGGACAAGGTCATTGGTTTCCCAGAGTATGCTGACGTAATAGCAGGAGGTTTCGACGGCTCCCTTAGAGAAGACGGCTCCATTGAAACGGAAATTCAGGCAATAACTGGTGCCACCAGTGAGCTTGGTTTCAATAGGATAGCTGCTTACACAGGTTAA
- a CDS encoding Thioredoxin domain-containing protein (PFAM: Thioredoxin~TIGRFAM: thioredoxin~COGs: COG3118 Thioredoxin domain-containing protein~InterPro IPR013766: IPR017936~KEGG: tai:Taci_1139 thioredoxin domain protein~PFAM: Thioredoxin domain-containing protein~SPTR: Thioredoxin-1), whose product MIEVNKDNFEDEVIKSELPVVVDLWGPKCGPCLALMPQVEELAKEYEGKVKFCKLNVAENRRLVISLRVMGVPTFLFYKDGELKDRITGGDVTPEAIRERVEKLL is encoded by the coding sequence ATGATAGAGGTAAACAAGGATAATTTTGAGGACGAAGTTATCAAAAGCGAACTGCCAGTAGTGGTAGACCTGTGGGGGCCAAAGTGCGGTCCTTGTTTGGCGTTGATGCCTCAGGTTGAGGAGCTTGCAAAGGAATACGAAGGCAAGGTTAAGTTTTGCAAGCTCAATGTGGCAGAAAACAGGAGATTGGTGATTTCCCTCAGAGTGATGGGCGTTCCTACGTTCCTTTTCTACAAAGATGGGGAATTGAAGGACAGGATCACAGGCGGGGATGTTACACCTGAGGCCATAAGGGAGAGAGTGGAAAAGCTGCTCTAG
- a CDS encoding GrdX protein (KEGG: aco:Amico_1399 GrdX protein~SPTR: GrdX protein), producing MFDEYKEYKVVSNNPLLEGKVSSCLELVSGGALSVFEKARDYIHLGWTLLNHPLYGNFTPKQQPYRTILLGRKAVEDHKFHQVDLESLQLIEGSIQRFSSGFPEGANPLSFKHFSQEILDDFATLDLYLVSVNLERYGIKLNTA from the coding sequence ATGTTCGACGAATACAAAGAATATAAGGTCGTTTCGAACAATCCTCTGCTCGAAGGTAAGGTTTCTTCTTGCCTCGAGCTAGTCAGTGGTGGTGCTTTATCTGTTTTTGAGAAAGCGAGAGACTACATACACTTAGGGTGGACCCTTCTAAATCATCCCCTTTACGGTAATTTTACTCCGAAACAGCAACCTTACAGAACTATACTTCTTGGCCGCAAAGCGGTAGAGGATCACAAGTTTCATCAGGTGGATTTGGAATCACTGCAGCTAATAGAAGGTAGTATCCAACGATTTTCCTCTGGTTTCCCTGAGGGAGCAAATCCCCTTTCGTTCAAACATTTTTCCCAAGAGATTCTTGATGATTTTGCTACCCTAGATTTGTACCTTGTGTCAGTTAACTTGGAAAGATACGGGATAAAGCTTAATACAGCATAG
- a CDS encoding Integrase catalytic region (PFAM: Integrase core domain~InterPro IPR001584~KEGG: adg:Adeg_1186 integrase catalytic region~PFAM: Integrase catalytic region~SPTR: Integrase catalytic region) — MTSLYQRLKESGNPKAPMEVICDLIEKGKTAKEIANIMGITERWVRTLMKRKKDGLSAKELLHKKGPRSPHPKRTKPHIEALVIETQQKTNMGPRRLARELKRTLNLNISSYTIRNILRRNNVKTKKVRSRNGNKRYYANLNHWEALQYFQIDSKHIADAKTLPPKAYAALFKYRLPKYQFTAIDIKTRMRILCFSDECSFANGFSFILYIAFLMRALGIRHRMFFQTDNGSEFGGSEESRKRKILQEKFLEPLGVTLLSIPKGEKEAQGFVERSHRTDDEEFYIPALPHITSRKVFMTSAASWVKYYNQKRSHGGRDMNGKTPKEKIFELSLVSSKAATSIPPILLDKVNTFILKMVGAQNISWDSHHLLQLIKRKQFVAPYILLNLKT, encoded by the coding sequence ATGACTTCATTATACCAGCGACTAAAGGAATCAGGGAATCCCAAAGCCCCTATGGAAGTTATATGCGACTTGATAGAAAAAGGTAAAACAGCCAAAGAAATAGCTAACATCATGGGAATTACTGAAAGATGGGTTAGAACATTGATGAAACGGAAAAAAGATGGCCTATCTGCCAAAGAATTATTGCACAAAAAAGGTCCCAGATCCCCTCATCCAAAAAGAACTAAACCTCACATCGAAGCTTTGGTTATTGAAACTCAACAGAAAACCAACATGGGTCCTAGAAGACTTGCAAGAGAGCTGAAAAGAACCCTCAATCTGAATATATCTTCCTACACCATCAGAAACATCTTACGCAGAAACAACGTTAAAACTAAAAAAGTACGTTCTAGAAACGGAAATAAACGCTACTATGCCAACCTAAACCACTGGGAAGCCCTACAATACTTCCAGATCGATTCAAAACATATAGCAGACGCAAAGACTCTCCCACCAAAAGCATATGCTGCCCTGTTTAAATACAGGCTTCCCAAATACCAATTTACCGCTATCGATATCAAAACAAGAATGAGAATCTTATGCTTCTCCGATGAATGCTCTTTCGCAAATGGCTTCTCCTTCATACTTTACATCGCCTTCCTCATGCGGGCTTTGGGCATCAGACATAGAATGTTCTTCCAAACTGACAACGGGAGCGAATTCGGCGGATCTGAAGAAAGCAGAAAAAGAAAAATATTGCAGGAAAAATTCCTAGAACCCTTAGGCGTTACTCTCCTCTCCATACCAAAAGGAGAAAAAGAAGCCCAAGGTTTTGTGGAACGAAGTCATCGCACCGATGATGAGGAATTCTACATACCTGCACTACCTCACATAACATCCCGAAAGGTCTTTATGACTTCTGCCGCAAGCTGGGTAAAATATTACAATCAAAAACGATCTCATGGAGGCAGAGATATGAACGGGAAAACTCCAAAGGAAAAAATATTTGAACTCTCACTAGTCAGTTCTAAAGCCGCTACTTCCATACCCCCTATACTCTTGGACAAAGTAAACACCTTTATACTAAAAATGGTGGGAGCTCAAAACATCTCCTGGGACTCCCACCATCTCCTTCAACTAATTAAACGGAAGCAATTTGTGGCCCCTTACATTTTGTTGAATTTAAAAACGTAA
- a CDS encoding sodium:neurotransmitter symporter (PFAM: Sodium:neurotransmitter symporter family~COGs: COG0733 Na+-dependent transporter of the SNF family~InterPro IPR000175~KEGG: aco:Amico_1400 sodium:neurotransmitter symporter~PFAM: sodium:neurotransmitter symporter~SPTR: Transporter): MSNGAEREQWGSRLGFILAAAGSAVGLGNIWRFPYITGQNGGAAFVLLYVALVFIIGFSVMLAEIAIGRAAQLNAVGSFKKLKGGAWTIVGWMGVAAGFIILSYYGVIAGWTIAYFIKSFTGLMQIAEQGKTADFFVGFITNPGLVIAWQALFMLVTIYIVYKGIGEGIEKYCRVLMPALFIILLVLIVRAVTLPGAGAGIDFYLKPDFSKITGGTLGAALGQAFFSLSLGMGCMITYGSYLDKKEALPGAAAQVCFLDTLVAFLAGLVIFPAVFAFGVEPGAGPGLTFITLPNVFAKMPGGAIWSGLFFLLLFVAALTSAISLLEVVSAYFIDEMKWSRAKAAWINGLVIFLLGIPSVLGLAGKLPKFAGRDFLDSADFIASNVLLPLGGLFIALFVGWVWTEGAEKEVTNNGTKPFALHTAWLWVCRVIAPIAIAYIFITGLKW, from the coding sequence ATGAGTAACGGAGCGGAAAGAGAACAGTGGGGTTCCAGGTTGGGATTCATCTTGGCAGCGGCAGGCTCGGCTGTAGGTCTTGGGAATATATGGAGGTTCCCTTACATAACAGGACAAAACGGTGGGGCTGCCTTTGTTCTGCTTTACGTGGCTTTGGTGTTTATTATAGGCTTCTCTGTCATGTTGGCCGAGATAGCAATTGGTAGGGCTGCCCAGCTTAACGCCGTTGGCTCTTTTAAGAAGCTTAAGGGTGGAGCTTGGACGATTGTTGGTTGGATGGGTGTGGCCGCAGGTTTCATAATTCTTTCCTATTACGGTGTAATCGCAGGTTGGACCATAGCTTATTTCATCAAATCTTTTACTGGTCTAATGCAAATTGCGGAGCAAGGCAAAACAGCGGACTTCTTCGTAGGATTCATAACCAATCCCGGTTTGGTTATAGCATGGCAGGCTCTGTTCATGCTGGTGACGATTTATATAGTTTACAAAGGTATAGGAGAAGGGATAGAAAAGTATTGTAGGGTTTTGATGCCCGCCCTTTTCATTATTTTGCTTGTTTTGATCGTAAGAGCTGTTACCCTGCCGGGTGCAGGAGCCGGTATCGATTTTTATCTAAAGCCTGATTTCTCCAAGATAACCGGAGGGACCTTGGGTGCCGCTTTGGGGCAGGCCTTCTTCTCTTTGTCTTTAGGTATGGGGTGTATGATCACCTATGGCAGCTACCTGGATAAGAAAGAAGCCCTGCCTGGTGCTGCAGCTCAGGTTTGTTTCCTGGATACTTTGGTAGCCTTCCTGGCCGGTTTGGTCATCTTCCCGGCAGTTTTTGCGTTTGGAGTAGAGCCTGGTGCAGGACCTGGGCTTACTTTCATCACTCTTCCCAACGTATTCGCTAAGATGCCTGGGGGAGCCATATGGTCAGGATTGTTCTTCTTGCTTCTTTTCGTTGCAGCGTTGACTTCTGCTATATCTCTTCTGGAAGTGGTATCCGCGTATTTCATTGATGAAATGAAATGGTCGAGAGCGAAAGCCGCGTGGATTAATGGGCTTGTTATATTCCTGCTGGGTATCCCTTCTGTGCTCGGCTTGGCGGGTAAGCTTCCCAAGTTTGCTGGAAGGGATTTCCTCGACTCCGCGGACTTCATAGCCTCCAACGTCCTCTTGCCCTTGGGCGGACTGTTTATAGCTTTGTTCGTGGGCTGGGTCTGGACGGAAGGAGCAGAGAAAGAAGTTACCAACAATGGCACAAAACCTTTTGCCCTTCACACTGCATGGCTCTGGGTGTGCAGAGTGATTGCCCCTATCGCTATCGCTTACATATTCATCACTGGCCTGAAATGGTAA
- a CDS encoding Nitrilase/cyanide hydratase and apolipoprotein N-acyltransferase (PFAM: Carbon-nitrogen hydrolase~COGs: COG0388 amidohydrolase~InterPro IPR003010~KEGG: pjd:Pjdr2_2471 nitrilase/cyanide hydratase and apolipoprotein N-acyltransferase~PFAM: Nitrilase/cyanide hydratase and apolipoprotein N-acyltransferase~SPTR: Nitrilase/cyanide hydratase and apolipoprotein N-acyltransferase) — MSIVQLAVSHGDPEKNIRMVINTLESALKRRCDVVVLPELWNATYPVTDPRILVKDNSHVLDTIGRLAKRHKAWIVAGSMAIATKRGNRNRCYVYSPDGDRVFYDKIHLYPGMKEPNLFSGGSSLGIVPIAGILCGVMICFDMEFPEVPRALGEKGAVVFFVPGAWRREHIRLWRTLLIARAIENQVFVVGVNRCDKGKNFSFGGQSMIIDPFGDVLVHLGENQTIESVSLDLSLVDEARRKNSIVSSKRPALYRKWK, encoded by the coding sequence GTGAGCATAGTCCAGCTTGCAGTTTCTCACGGAGACCCTGAAAAAAACATACGCATGGTCATCAATACCTTGGAGAGTGCTCTCAAAAGAAGATGCGATGTTGTGGTGTTGCCTGAACTTTGGAATGCCACCTACCCAGTAACTGACCCTCGTATTCTTGTCAAGGATAATTCACATGTGCTTGACACCATTGGAAGACTGGCGAAAAGACATAAAGCTTGGATAGTGGCTGGTTCCATGGCTATTGCTACTAAAAGGGGAAACAGGAACAGATGCTATGTATACTCTCCTGATGGCGATAGGGTATTTTACGACAAAATTCACTTGTACCCAGGAATGAAAGAGCCTAACTTGTTCAGTGGCGGATCATCTTTAGGGATTGTGCCAATAGCGGGAATTTTGTGTGGAGTGATGATATGTTTCGACATGGAGTTCCCGGAAGTTCCCAGGGCTTTGGGAGAAAAGGGTGCAGTGGTGTTTTTTGTTCCAGGCGCTTGGCGAAGAGAGCATATTCGCCTTTGGAGAACTCTGCTTATAGCAAGGGCAATAGAGAACCAAGTGTTTGTCGTAGGAGTCAATAGATGCGATAAGGGCAAGAACTTTTCTTTCGGCGGGCAAAGCATGATAATTGATCCCTTTGGTGATGTATTGGTACATTTGGGCGAAAATCAAACCATAGAGAGTGTGTCGCTAGATTTGAGCTTGGTGGATGAAGCCAGGAGGAAAAATTCGATTGTGTCCTCCAAAAGACCCGCTCTTTACCGAAAGTGGAAATAA
- a CDS encoding hydrogenase assembly chaperone hypC/hupF (PFAM: HupF/HypC family~TIGRFAM: hydrogenase assembly chaperone HypC/HupF~InterPro IPR001109~KEGG: aco:Amico_1401 hydrogenase assembly chaperone HypC/HupF~PFAM: hydrogenase expression/formation protein (HUPF/HYPC)~SPTR: Hydrogenase assembly chaperone HypC/HupF;~TIGRFAM: hydrogenase assembly chaperone hypC/hupF), whose translation MCLAVPHEIIKILDENRAIAAAGPVEVEIRTDMVSDISIGDKVLVHAGFAIEKLQGSEGEEICSLWEELREVMENENASNRK comes from the coding sequence ATGTGTCTTGCAGTACCTCACGAAATAATAAAAATACTGGACGAAAACAGGGCCATAGCCGCAGCGGGACCGGTTGAGGTTGAAATACGAACAGATATGGTATCCGACATCTCGATTGGCGACAAGGTTCTAGTTCATGCTGGCTTCGCCATAGAAAAACTTCAAGGAAGCGAAGGAGAAGAAATATGCAGCTTATGGGAAGAGCTAAGGGAAGTGATGGAAAATGAAAACGCCTCAAACAGAAAATAA
- a CDS encoding hydrogenase expression/formation protein HypD (PFAM: Hydrogenase formation hypA family~TIGRFAM: hydrogenase expression/formation protein HypD~COGs: COG0409 Hydrogenase maturation factor~InterPro IPR002780~KEGG: aco:Amico_1402 hydrogenase expression/formation protein HypD~PFAM: hydrogenase formation HypD protein~SPTR: Hydrogenase expression/formation protein HypD;~TIGRFAM: hydrogenase expression/formation protein HypD), translating into MKTPQTENKEKIVPILSHALNSLLEEAATKSITVMEVCGTHTVAIFRHGLKALLPKSFKLVSGPGCPVCVTDQSEIDAAISIAEREDSIVATYGDMLRVPGSWTSLQECRARGRSVKVVTSVTQALDLAEENPDKNVVFLGVGFETTAPATALALIEAKKRKLDNFLVLCMHKTVPLALEALANSEELSLDGFLLPGHVSVIIGLNPYRFIPEKYGKACAIAGFEPFEIMAGLLEIARQVIKGEPTIKSMYPRAVRPEGNKTAQELLDKVFEPCNAYWRGLGEIPLSGYKIRPEFEIHDASLRLNIEKKPSPLPTGCRCGDVLKGLISPIECPLFGRACTPMKPVGPCMVSSEGSCAAQYKYDRKGQL; encoded by the coding sequence ATGAAAACGCCTCAAACAGAAAATAAAGAAAAAATAGTTCCTATACTATCCCACGCCTTAAACTCTCTCCTAGAGGAAGCTGCTACGAAATCCATTACCGTCATGGAAGTATGCGGGACTCACACAGTTGCCATATTCCGCCACGGCCTAAAGGCACTACTACCTAAATCCTTCAAACTCGTATCAGGGCCTGGATGCCCCGTATGCGTAACAGACCAATCGGAGATAGATGCAGCTATTTCCATAGCAGAAAGGGAAGATTCCATAGTGGCCACATATGGTGATATGTTGCGGGTCCCAGGAAGCTGGACCTCTCTTCAAGAATGTAGGGCTAGAGGAAGATCTGTAAAGGTAGTAACCTCTGTCACTCAAGCCCTCGACCTTGCCGAAGAGAACCCAGATAAAAACGTGGTTTTTTTGGGAGTCGGGTTTGAGACGACAGCACCAGCAACAGCTTTGGCTTTGATTGAGGCAAAAAAAAGAAAGCTCGATAATTTTTTGGTTCTTTGCATGCATAAAACTGTCCCCCTCGCACTGGAAGCCTTAGCCAACTCCGAAGAGCTGTCTTTAGACGGATTCCTACTTCCAGGACATGTGAGCGTAATCATAGGATTAAACCCATACCGCTTCATACCTGAAAAATACGGAAAAGCCTGTGCTATTGCAGGATTTGAACCCTTCGAAATAATGGCCGGTCTTCTAGAAATAGCCAGGCAGGTAATAAAAGGAGAACCTACAATTAAATCAATGTACCCAAGAGCGGTAAGGCCGGAGGGCAATAAGACCGCACAAGAGCTTCTCGACAAAGTCTTCGAACCATGCAACGCCTATTGGAGAGGACTAGGAGAGATACCTCTTTCTGGTTATAAGATACGCCCAGAGTTCGAAATCCACGACGCGTCACTCCGCCTAAACATAGAAAAGAAGCCTTCACCCCTCCCAACGGGCTGCCGATGCGGCGACGTCTTGAAGGGCCTCATAAGCCCAATAGAATGTCCTCTCTTCGGCAGGGCTTGTACCCCCATGAAGCCCGTAGGGCCATGCATGGTGTCAAGCGAAGGTAGCTGCGCTGCACAATACAAGTACGACAGGAAGGGGCAATTATAA